One stretch of Pelmatolapia mariae isolate MD_Pm_ZW linkage group LG3_W, Pm_UMD_F_2, whole genome shotgun sequence DNA includes these proteins:
- the LOC134623949 gene encoding P2Y purinoceptor 14-like, whose product MPTAEQANIPRELRRKRRSTRAGIGRRSKVRRNMVYSKNETSALKQTCDVDDTSVNTLFVLVYSLVFLVGLPLNGFIMKFYCCRARQQASSSLMVYLKNLTAADFLLCLCLPLRITHYINSTPMVQLLYCTVGASAFFLNMYASIIFMGYIAANRYWKITHPSGTHIPQTVRTARITSVITWVILLAPTVTFSSFFISSKEPLISNPSHCVDFFSSSVSLLYKILHTFSVIIVLLVFISLVFFYYSISRRVLQAQQRQLASGSEKLLKSRRNMFLLVSIFCVCFVPYHLVRLPFTFLWTSCSVGPALYYLQEVTAMVSVFNVCLDPLVYFFLSKTFRAQVRKSSRRTNREQQGHHYFNTSDVRQ is encoded by the exons AAACATGGTTTACTCAAAAAACGAGACATCGGCTTTGAAGCAGACCTGTGATGTTGATGACACATCAGTCAACACTCTCTTTGTGCTGGTCTACAGTCtggtgtttctg GTGGGTTTACCCCTCAATGGTTTCATCATGAAGTTTTACTGTTGTCGGGCTCGGCAGCAGGCATCGAGCAGCTTGATGGTTTACCTGAAGAATCTGACAGCTGCTGACTTCCtgctctgcctctgtctgcCACTGCGCATCACCCACTATATCAACAGCACTCCCATGGTTCAGCTGCTCTACTGCACAGTTGGGGCTTCTGCTTTTTTCCTTAACATGTACGCCAGCATCATATTTATGGGGTACATCGCTGCCAACAG GTATTGGAAAATCACCCATCCTTCAGGAACTCACATCCCACAAACAGTACGAACTGCACGAATCACCTCTGTCATCACCTGGGTTATTCTCCTGGCTCCAACAGTCACTTTTAGCAGCTTTTTTATCAGCTCCAAGGAACCTTTGATCTCTAATCCTAGCCATTGTGTAGATTTCTTTAGTTCATCAGTCAGCCTGCTGTACAAAATCCTCCACACCTTCTCTGTCATCATTGTCCTCTTAGTCTTCATATCCCTGGTTTTCTTCTACTACAGCATCTCCCGCAGGGTGCTTCAGGCACAGCAAAGGCAGTTGGCCTCTGGCTCTGAGAAGCTCTTGAAGTCTCGTAGAAACATGTTTCTGCTTGTCAGCATcttctgtgtttgctttgtccCCTATCACCTGGTTCGACTTCCCTTTACTTTTCTGTGGACCAGCTGCTCTGTGGGTCCCGCGTTGTACTACCTGCAGGAGGTGACCGCCATGGTGTCAGTTTTCAACGTCTGTCTGGACCCTCTTGTTTACTTTTTCCTCAGTAAGACTTTTCGAGCTCAGGTGAGAAAGTCGTCCAGGAGGACCAACAGGGAGCAGCAAGGGCATCACTACTTCAACACCAGTGATGTAAGGCAGTGA
- the LOC134623952 gene encoding P2Y purinoceptor 14-like — protein sequence MVVQKNLTSSLNQTYDVDETSMNPYFIAVYSLVFLVGLLLNGFTLKVYLCRDWPEVSNSLMIYLKNLTAADFLLCLCLPLRITYYASSSPIIRRLYCSFGASALFINMYASILFMGYIAANRYLRIIHPSGTHMLQTVQTARIISVITWVFLLAPTVVYVIIFYSSQEPLTFNPSRCIHLFTPSVSLLFRILHTFSAIIFLLVFISMVFFYYSIFRRVLEAQQKQLTSSGSEKLVKYRRNVLVLVSIFCVCFVPFHLVHLPFTFLWSDDSVGPVLFYLKEVTTMVSVFNICLDPVVYFFLSNTFGEKVRAKHPTTNEENKSSKDKLDIITLEQVTRTS from the exons ATGGTCGTCCAAAAAAATTTGACTTCATCTTTGAACCAGACCTATGATGTTGACGAGACATCCATGAACCCTTACTTTATAGCGGTCTACAGTCTGGTGTTCCTA GTGGGTTTACTCCTCAATGGCTTTACATTGAAGGTCTATCTTTGTCGAGACTGGCCTGAGGTATCCAACAGCTTGATGATCTACTTGAAGAACCTGACAGCTGCTGACTTCCtgctctgcctctgtctgcCACTCCGCATTACCTACTATGCCAGCAGCTCTCCCATCATTCGTAGGCTGTACTGCAGCTTTGGAGCTTCTGCCTTATTCATTAACATGTATGCCAGTATACTATTCATGGGGTACATCGCTGCCAACAG GTATCTAAGGATCATCCATCCTTCAGGAACTCACATGCTGCAGACAGTGCAAACTGCACGAATCATCTCTGTCATCACCTGGGTTTTTCTCCTGGCTCCAACAGTCGTCTATGTTATCATTTTTTACAGCTCCCAGGAACCTCTGACCTTTAATCCTAGCCGCTGCATTCACCTGTTTACTCCATCAGTCAGCCTGTTGTTCAGAATTCTCCACACCTTCTCTGCAATCATCTTCCTCTTGGTCTTCATATCCATGGTCTTCTTCTACTACAGCATCTTCCGCAGGGTTTTGGAGGCACAGCAGAAGCAGCTGACCTCCTCTGGCTCTGAGAAGCTGGTGAAGTATCGCAGGAACGTGTTGGTGCTGGTCAGCATcttctgtgtttgctttgttcCGTTTCACCTGGTTCATCTTCCCTTTACGTTTCTGTGGAGCGATGACTCAGTAGGTCCAGTATTGTTCTACCTGAAGGAGGTGACCACCATGGTGTCAGTTTTCAACATCTGCCTGGACCCTGTTGTTTACTTTTTCCTCAGCAATACTTTTGGGGAGAAGGTGAGAGCCAAACATCCGACTACAAACGAGGAGAATAAGAGCAGCAAGGACAAGCTGGACATCATTACATTAGAACAAGTGACTCGAACCAGTTAG